TGCTCTGTAGTACAGAGTAGTTGTAAAATTAAGATACTGCTTTCAGTGTAAGTGTATGCAAGTTGCAACACTCGTCCAGTTGCCTCACCTATTTTATGTCCTCGAATGAATTTCTGTCTGAAGTGTACTGCCTTTTCTAGTTTCACATACTGTACAAAACAAAACAAGTCAGTTATAAGCGGCACTGGGCTCTTATTGATGCAAAGTATAGATTTGATTCTTTTAAGACTAGTGGCGGTTCTGGTGGATTTATTTTTAGGAAAAGTCGTCAAATGATACCATAATTTATTGAACTAATGtcccaaataacaaaatttggaGAAATAgaccaaaataatatttattaatgcaGTATAATTCATTTTTGGAGAAAAACGCTATCGTGTAGTGTTTAGGTCTAAAAAACACTACAAATCGTAGCATCATATAACTTTTTAAGAGTAAAACGCTACATGAAATAGCATTTAGGGTTTCAAAACATTAGATCGTGTAGCGTTAAAAATAAACGTTAGAcgatctaatattttaaattgtaaaatGATAGTTCAGGACCATCTTCTCCGATACGAGACCATTATCTTGAACGTTGTGGCACTAAGAGCAAACACTCACTTGTATAGGTTCAATGCTCACTCATCTCTCAGGTATATAAGCTaaaacattcaaaaaaaataatgcagagcttaattgtttagtcttcaaaattttcaaaatcgaACGGCACAAATTAAAACCAAAACCGCCACtatcatttaaaaatctaaaacaaTTTATTTGCCAAAGTGGTGGCAAGCGAGAATACGAAAAGATGCATGGTGAACATCTTTGTAAATCACTCTTAAAATCATGCAAGTCCCTAAACTGTATCAAACAAGTTCATGCTTTTGCTTACAAAACTGCCTTAAAAAACGACCCTGTCATAGCTGGAGAGTTCATACTCTGTTGTGCAGTGTTAATCACCAATGCTATCGAATACGCGCAACGCTTCTTTCTTGAAATCACTCAACCAGATGTCTTCATGTACAATACCCTTATTCGTGGCTTCTCGGACTCCAACTCTCCGCAGAGAGCTTTAACCACATTTGTGGAAATGTGTCGAAATTTGAACCCTGATAGCTATTCTTTTGCTTTTATTCTCAAGGCGGCGGCTCTGTCGAGGTGTTTTAGGACTGGGGTTCAGCTACATTGTATGGGGATGAAGTATGGGCTTGATACTCATGTGTTTGTTGGGACTACATTGGTGAGCATGTATGCGGAATGCGGGGGTTTGGAGTTCGCAcggaaggtgtttgatgaaatgcctgAGAGGAATGTTGTGGCGTGGAATGCGATGGTTAATGGGTTTTGTAGGGGTGGTGAGTTGAAGGGTGCGGAGGAGGTTTTTGGGTTGATGCCGGTGAGGGATTTGGATTCTTGGAATGTGATGCTTGCGGGGTATGTTAAGGCAGGGGAGGTGGAGGTTGCGGAGAAGTTCTTTTTGGAGATTCCGGAGAAGGATGGTGTTTCTTGGAGTACTATGATTGTTGGGTTTGCGCAGAATTGTTGTTTTGATTCGGCTTTTGGTTATTTTAGGGAGATGCAAAGAATTGGGATGAGATCAAACGAGGCGAGTTTGACAGGAGTTCTGTCTGCATGCTCACAAGCTGGAGCATTTGAGTTTGCGAAAATCTTACATGCATTTATGGAAAAATCGGGGTTTGTTTGGATTACTTCTGTGAATAATGCTCTACTGGATACTTACTCTAGATGTGGTAATGTGTGCATGGCACTTTTGATCTTTGAAAGAATGCCGGGAGAAAAGAGTGTGATTTCCTGGACATCAATGATTGCTGGATTAGCAATGCAAGGGTATGCTGAAAAGGCCATGGCTCTTTTCATGGAGATGGAAGTGTTTGGACTGAGGCCTGATGGCATTACTTTCATTTCTGTACTTTATGCATGTAGTCATGCTGGGTTGATTGAAGAAGGATGCAGGTACTTTTCTaagatgaaagaaaaatatggctTAGAACCTACAATCGAGCATTATGGTTGTATGGTTGATTTATATGGTCGTGCTGGACAATTGCACAAGGCATACAATTTCATTTTACAAATGCCAATACCTCCTAATGCCATAATTTGGAGGACTCTTCTTGGGGCTTGCAGCATTCACGGTAACATTGAATTGGCTGTGCAAGTAAGGAAAAGTTTATATGAGATGGATCCAAACAATTCTGGTGACCATGTTTTGTTGTCGAATATATACGCCGCTGCTGGTAAATGGAAGGATGTTGCTAGTGTGAGAAAGTCAATGACAAGTAAgaagttaaataaaaatccaGGTTGGAGCATGTTGGAAGTTGACAAAGTTATGTACAGATTTGTGGCAGGTGAAAGGCGAAATAAGATCACAGAAGAGGCTTATGACAAGCttgaggagattatgttgaagttaAAATTTGAAGGATATATACCAGAGTCTCGAGGTGTTTTGCATGAtgtagaagatgaagaaaaggaAGATGCGGTGTCTAAACACAGTGAGAAGCTTGCTGTTGCATTTGGGATGACAAGATTGTGTAAAGGAAGAGTGCTGAGAGTTGTTAAGAACTTAAGGGTGTGTACGGATTGCCATATGGTGATGAAATTAATATCTAaagtttataaattagaaatagtTCTGAGGGATAGAAGTCGGTTTCATTCTTTCAAAGACGGTTTATGTTCGTGTAAAGATTACTGGTGATCTGGAATTGATAATATAGATTGTTACATCATGAAGAAACTAAATCAGCACTGGTGAAAGATTTATTTGTGATGAGGAGAAATAGAATGTAAAATCATCCTTGCCAAGAGAACTTGGGATCTGCAGAGGATGAACATAATTGATAATTGATGGATAATGGTCATTAAGAAAGGGAGTACAATCGTCGCCAGTGTCACGATTATCATGGAAAGGAAATCTCTGCGTATTGTTTGAACCGAGGCCTGATAGCACTGCTTCCATTTCTATCGTTTATGCATGTAGTCAGGCTGGGTTGATTGAAGGATGTAGGTATTTTTCTAAGATGGAAGAAAAATTTAGCATAGAACCTGCTTCAATCGAGCATTATAATTGTATTGTTGCTTTATATGGTCGTGCTGGACCATTGCACAGGACAAAAGATTTCATATTAAAAATGCTTATACCTCCTAATGCATAATTTGGAGGACTCTTCTTGAGGCTTGCAGCATTCACAGTAACATTAAATTGTCTGTGCGGGTGAAGAAAAATTTATATGAGATGGATCCTACAAATTCTGGTGACCACGTTTTGTTGACAAATATTTAAGATGTTGCCAGTAAAACTCCGGGTTGGAGCATGATAGAAGTTGACGATGTTATGTACAGCTTTGTGGCTGGTGAAAAGCGAAATAAGATCACAAAAGAGGCTTATTTATAAGCTTAAGGATATAACGTTGAAGATAAAGATAGGAGGATACAGAACAGAGTCTAGAGTTGTTTTGCGTGATGTACACGATGAAGAAAAAGTAAGATGTGGTGTCTAAACACAGTGCGAAGCTTGATGCTGCATTTGGCATGACAATGGTGTAAAGGAATAGTGCTGAGAATTGTTAAGAACTTAAGGGTGTGTACGTATTGTCATACGGTGATGAAGTTAAGATCCAAAGTTTATAAATTAGAGATGGTGTTCAAGGATAGAAGTTGGTTTCATTCTTTTAAAGATGGTTTATTGTACTTAACATAACCCCTCTTTAAAAGAATGAATCAGGGTTACGTTTAAATCCCTCTAAATGTGATGCTTTCTTTTGTAACATGCCATTAGCTACTATTCATGCTGTTCTTGTGAAAACTGGGTTTTCTTGGGGTGAACTCCCTGTTCGTTTTCTGGGATTACCTCTCATTGATTTAAGACTTATGTAGAAAGATTGTCAACCTCTTCTTGACTCTACTGGCAGTGAGATTAATGGATGGCTCATTAAATTTTTGTCTTTGGCGGGTAGAAAGCAGTTGGTTCAGTCACTGTTTTTTCAGATTTTGAGC
This genomic window from Daucus carota subsp. sativus chromosome 7, DH1 v3.0, whole genome shotgun sequence contains:
- the LOC108193357 gene encoding pentatricopeptide repeat-containing protein At1g74630-like; translation: MHGEHLCKSLLKSCKSLNCIKQVHAFAYKTALKNDPVIAGEFILCCAVLITNAIEYAQRFFLEITQPDVFMYNTLIRGFSDSNSPQRALTTFVEMCRNLNPDSYSFAFILKAAALSRCFRTGVQLHCMGMKYGLDTHVFVGTTLVSMYAECGGLEFARKVFDEMPERNVVAWNAMVNGFCRGGELKGAEEVFGLMPVRDLDSWNVMLAGYVKAGEVEVAEKFFLEIPEKDGVSWSTMIVGFAQNCCFDSAFGYFREMQRIGMRSNEASLTGVLSACSQAGAFEFAKILHAFMEKSGFVWITSVNNALLDTYSRCGNVCMALLIFERMPGEKSVISWTSMIAGLAMQGYAEKAMALFMEMEVFGLRPDGITFISVLYACSHAGLIEEGCRYFSKMKEKYGLEPTIEHYGCMVDLYGRAGQLHKAYNFILQMPIPPNAIIWRTLLGACSIHGNIELAVQVRKSLYEMDPNNSGDHVLLSNIYAAAGKWKDVASVRKSMTSKKLNKNPGWSMLEVDKVMYRFVAGERRNKITEEAYDKLEEIMLKLKFEGYIPESRGVLHDVEDEEKEDAVSKHSEKLAVAFGMTRLCKGRVLRVVKNLRVCTDCHMVMKLISKVYKLEIVLRDRSRFHSFKDGLCSCKDYW